In Xanthomonas theicola, a single genomic region encodes these proteins:
- a CDS encoding NAD-glutamate dehydrogenase — translation MKPKQGASRSSTSSAGSSRKSASKPAAKAAPASCRPSATPALKQVAGKRGAARTAANARVIDAEPAAAAGGFSLEPVYAALRKHYPAARQAQAQAFVEAFYKRMEEDEFPHHSAQEWAVLAASMLEFARKRKPGTVNVRVFNPSLKQDGWESSRTVLQIVNDDMPFLVDSVSMALSELGIGVHVLGHPVLRMGRDKSGTLETVGEGKPESLMLLEIDRQPPEDMPRVDAAIQRILGEVRNIVRDWSGMREKMLTLADDLTTRRLPVDDKGRREAQEFVRWAAADHFTFFGYREYRVEKHGGEDVLAPLEDTGLGLLRGRDKSPARPVRTLAAHGLSESGIKEALILTKTNARSRVHRSGYMDYIGVLEFDARGRIVAEQRFLGLFTSSAYNRRPWEIPLVRERHDYVMRKSGLTPSSHSGKALRHILETLPREELFQSNEEELYRTAMGILGLQERVRSRLFLRRDKYGRFISALVYLPRERFNTDVRLRIEALLKEALHGEYIDSSVVLGESPLAQLHLIVRPKPGEALELDTTELESRLAHLLRNWQDDLREALVASRGERDGLRLAASYGRALPAGYLEESTAQIAARDVERLAALRGPEDLHLSLQSLRRDGADSLRLKLYRQRDDLPLSDVLPMMENLGLRVISERPYRLTVDGTLLYIQDFEVEPLAGSIDVARADAPLCEAFVRIWRGDAENDGFNRLIVGAGLGWRQVAILRGYCKYLLQTGVPFSQAYVEETCSRYPLLARLLVELFEARFDPATGSESKAQIADGQAALSAQLTLLAAGDEGALKALQPVIDARRGDRAAQLEAAGAALLKLFDQVASLDEDRILRSFKGVIQATLRTSYYQTGKDGQPGHCIGFKLDSAKVPELPKPRPYREIFVYGPRVEGVHLRFGAVARGGLRWSDRREDFRTEVLGLVKAQMVKNTVIVPVGAKGGFFCKRAPVGGDRDAVLAEGIACYKLFIQGLLDITDNIVGGRIVAPPQVVRHDQDDPYLVVAADKGTATFSDIANGLALDHGFWLGDAFASGGSVGYDHKGMGITARGAWESVKRHFRALGRDCQREDFSVVGIGDMSGDVFGNGMLLSRHIRLLAAFDHRHIFLDPSPDAAASFAERERLFKLPRSSWADYDAKLISAGGGIYPRTLKSIEISAPVREALGLEAGVKQLSPNALMNAILKAPVDLFWNGGIGTYVKAASESHGDVGDRANNGLRVNGGELRCRIVGEGGNLGLTQLGRIEAAQAGLLLNTDFIDNSAGVDTSDHEVNIKILLNDVVQAKKLTVAARNTLLASMTDEVAELVLWDNIRQNQALSLMERMSVKRLGSKQHFIRTLEAQGLLDRQIEYLPSDAEISARKARGQGLTRPELAVLLSYAKLVAFQQLLESDIPEDPYLSKELQRYFPQPLQKKYADAMERHRLKREIIATAVTNTTVNRMGATFLMRMQEDTGRSIGEVAKAYTIGRETLDARALWTQIDALDGQVPESVQIDALEVIWKLQRAFVRWLLFRPGPMPGITAAVERYHEPFNDIRVASGVLPDVQRPLYEALVQEWQDKGLPAALAQQLSELRFLEPAFDIIEMARTRKLKPVEVSKVHFRLGEALQLPWIFEQIDALEVNGRWHAVARGVLRDELAKHHSALAGQALALPGANAEAKVQQWLQRDDGSLRFTLNMLQELSVQNSLDYPTVSVAVQRLGQLAAHGL, via the coding sequence ATGAAACCCAAACAAGGCGCTTCCCGTTCCAGCACGTCCTCGGCCGGATCCTCCCGCAAGTCCGCGTCCAAGCCCGCCGCCAAGGCTGCTCCCGCCTCGTGCCGGCCGTCCGCGACCCCTGCGCTCAAGCAGGTCGCGGGCAAGCGCGGCGCGGCGCGCACGGCCGCCAATGCGCGGGTGATCGACGCCGAGCCGGCCGCCGCCGCTGGCGGCTTCAGCCTGGAGCCGGTGTACGCGGCGCTGCGCAAGCACTACCCGGCCGCGCGGCAGGCCCAGGCGCAGGCGTTCGTCGAGGCGTTCTACAAGCGCATGGAGGAGGACGAGTTCCCCCACCACAGCGCGCAGGAGTGGGCGGTGCTGGCGGCGTCGATGCTGGAGTTCGCGCGCAAGCGCAAGCCGGGCACGGTCAACGTGCGGGTATTCAATCCGAGCCTGAAGCAGGACGGCTGGGAGTCCTCGCGCACGGTGCTGCAGATCGTCAACGACGACATGCCGTTCCTGGTGGATTCGGTGAGCATGGCGCTGTCGGAGCTGGGCATCGGCGTGCACGTGCTCGGCCATCCGGTGCTGCGCATGGGCCGCGACAAGAGCGGCACGCTGGAGACGGTCGGCGAAGGCAAGCCGGAGTCGCTGATGTTGCTGGAGATCGATCGGCAGCCGCCGGAGGACATGCCGCGCGTGGATGCGGCGATCCAGCGCATCCTCGGCGAGGTGCGCAACATCGTGCGCGACTGGAGCGGCATGCGCGAGAAGATGCTGACCCTGGCCGACGACCTGACCACGCGGCGCCTGCCGGTGGACGACAAGGGCCGGCGCGAGGCACAGGAGTTCGTGCGCTGGGCCGCGGCCGATCACTTCACCTTCTTCGGCTACCGCGAGTACCGGGTGGAGAAGCACGGCGGCGAAGACGTGCTGGCGCCGCTGGAGGACACCGGCCTGGGCCTGCTGCGCGGCCGCGACAAGTCCCCGGCGCGCCCGGTGCGCACGCTGGCCGCGCACGGCCTCAGCGAGTCCGGCATCAAGGAAGCGCTGATCCTGACCAAGACCAATGCGCGCTCGCGGGTGCACCGCAGCGGCTACATGGACTACATCGGCGTGCTGGAGTTCGACGCCAGGGGCCGCATCGTCGCCGAGCAGCGCTTCCTCGGCCTGTTCACCTCCAGCGCCTACAACCGTCGGCCGTGGGAGATCCCGCTGGTGCGCGAGCGCCACGACTACGTGATGCGCAAGTCCGGGCTGACCCCGAGCAGCCACAGCGGCAAGGCGCTGCGCCACATCCTGGAGACGCTGCCGCGCGAGGAGCTGTTCCAGTCCAACGAGGAAGAGCTGTACCGCACCGCGATGGGCATCCTCGGCCTGCAGGAGCGGGTGCGCAGCCGCCTGTTCCTGCGCCGCGACAAATACGGCCGCTTCATCTCCGCGCTGGTCTATCTGCCGCGCGAGCGCTTCAACACCGACGTGCGCCTGCGCATCGAGGCGCTGCTGAAGGAGGCGCTGCACGGCGAATATATCGACTCCAGCGTGGTGCTGGGCGAATCGCCGCTGGCGCAACTGCACCTGATCGTGCGGCCCAAGCCCGGCGAGGCGCTGGAATTGGACACCACCGAACTGGAATCGCGCCTGGCGCACCTGCTGCGCAACTGGCAGGACGACCTGCGCGAGGCGCTGGTGGCCAGCCGCGGCGAGCGCGACGGCCTGCGCCTGGCGGCCAGCTACGGCCGCGCGCTGCCGGCCGGCTACCTCGAGGAATCGACCGCGCAGATCGCCGCGCGCGACGTCGAGCGCCTGGCCGCGTTGCGCGGTCCCGAGGACTTGCACCTGAGCCTGCAGTCGCTGCGCCGCGACGGCGCCGACAGCCTGCGCCTGAAGCTGTACCGCCAGCGCGACGACCTGCCGCTGTCGGACGTGCTGCCGATGATGGAGAACCTGGGCCTGCGGGTGATCTCCGAGCGCCCGTACCGGCTTACCGTGGACGGCACGCTGCTGTACATCCAGGACTTCGAAGTGGAGCCGCTGGCCGGCAGCATCGACGTCGCCCGCGCCGACGCGCCGCTGTGCGAGGCGTTCGTGCGCATCTGGCGCGGCGATGCCGAGAACGACGGCTTCAACCGCCTGATCGTCGGCGCCGGGCTGGGCTGGCGCCAGGTGGCGATCCTGCGCGGCTACTGCAAGTACCTGCTGCAGACCGGCGTGCCGTTCTCGCAGGCCTACGTGGAAGAGACCTGCAGCCGCTATCCGCTGCTGGCGCGGCTGCTGGTGGAACTGTTCGAGGCGCGCTTCGATCCGGCCACCGGCAGCGAGAGCAAGGCGCAGATCGCCGACGGCCAGGCCGCCTTGTCGGCGCAGCTGACCCTGCTGGCGGCCGGCGACGAGGGCGCGCTGAAGGCGCTGCAGCCGGTGATCGACGCGCGCCGCGGCGACCGCGCCGCACAGCTGGAGGCGGCCGGCGCCGCGCTGCTGAAGCTGTTCGACCAGGTCGCCAGCCTCGACGAGGACCGCATCCTGCGCAGCTTCAAGGGCGTGATCCAGGCGACCCTGCGCACCAGCTACTACCAGACCGGCAAGGACGGCCAGCCGGGCCACTGCATCGGCTTCAAGCTCGACTCGGCCAAGGTGCCGGAGCTGCCCAAGCCGCGCCCCTACCGCGAGATCTTCGTGTACGGCCCGCGCGTGGAAGGCGTGCACCTGCGCTTCGGCGCGGTGGCGCGCGGCGGCCTGCGCTGGTCCGACCGGCGCGAGGATTTCCGCACCGAAGTGCTGGGCCTGGTCAAGGCGCAGATGGTCAAGAACACGGTGATCGTGCCGGTCGGCGCCAAGGGCGGCTTCTTCTGCAAGCGCGCGCCGGTCGGCGGCGACCGCGACGCGGTGCTGGCCGAAGGCATCGCCTGCTACAAGCTGTTCATCCAGGGCCTGCTCGACATCACCGACAACATCGTCGGCGGCAGGATCGTGGCGCCGCCGCAGGTGGTGCGCCACGACCAGGACGATCCGTACCTGGTGGTCGCCGCCGACAAGGGCACCGCCACGTTCTCCGACATCGCCAACGGGCTGGCGCTCGACCACGGCTTCTGGCTCGGCGACGCGTTCGCCTCCGGCGGCTCGGTCGGCTACGACCACAAGGGCATGGGCATCACCGCGCGCGGCGCCTGGGAATCGGTCAAGCGCCACTTCCGCGCGCTGGGCCGCGACTGCCAGCGCGAGGACTTCAGCGTGGTCGGCATCGGCGACATGTCCGGCGACGTGTTCGGCAACGGCATGCTGCTGTCCAGGCACATCCGCCTGCTGGCCGCGTTCGACCACCGCCACATCTTCCTGGATCCGAGTCCGGACGCGGCCGCCTCGTTCGCCGAGCGCGAGCGCCTGTTCAAGCTGCCGCGCTCCAGCTGGGCCGACTACGACGCCAAGCTGATCAGCGCCGGCGGCGGCATCTATCCGCGCACGTTGAAGTCGATCGAGATCAGCGCGCCGGTGCGCGAGGCGCTGGGCCTGGAGGCGGGGGTCAAGCAGCTCTCGCCGAACGCGCTGATGAACGCGATCCTCAAGGCGCCGGTGGACCTGTTCTGGAACGGCGGCATCGGCACCTACGTCAAGGCGGCGAGCGAGAGCCATGGCGACGTCGGCGACCGCGCCAACAACGGCCTGCGCGTCAACGGCGGCGAGCTGCGCTGCAGGATCGTCGGCGAAGGCGGCAACCTGGGCCTGACCCAGCTCGGCCGCATCGAGGCCGCGCAGGCCGGGCTGCTGCTCAACACCGACTTCATCGACAACTCGGCCGGCGTGGACACCTCCGACCACGAGGTCAACATCAAGATCCTGCTCAACGACGTGGTGCAGGCCAAGAAGCTGACCGTGGCTGCACGCAACACGCTGCTGGCGTCGATGACCGACGAGGTCGCCGAACTGGTGCTGTGGGACAACATCCGCCAGAACCAGGCGCTGAGCCTGATGGAGCGGATGAGCGTCAAGCGCCTGGGCTCCAAGCAGCACTTCATCCGCACCCTGGAAGCGCAGGGACTGCTCGATCGGCAGATCGAATACCTGCCCTCGGACGCGGAGATCTCCGCGCGCAAGGCGCGCGGCCAGGGCCTGACCCGGCCGGAACTGGCGGTGCTGCTGTCCTACGCCAAGCTGGTCGCGTTCCAGCAGTTGCTGGAATCGGACATCCCCGAAGACCCGTACCTGTCCAAGGAACTGCAGCGCTACTTCCCGCAGCCGCTGCAGAAGAAGTACGCCGATGCGATGGAGCGGCACCGGCTCAAGCGCGAGATCATCGCCACCGCGGTGACCAACACCACCGTCAACCGCATGGGCGCGACCTTCCTGATGCGTATGCAGGAAGACACCGGGCGCAGCATCGGCGAGGTCGCCAAGGCGTACACCATCGGCCGCGAGACGCTGGACGCACGCGCGCTGTGGACGCAGATCGACGCGCTGGACGGGCAGGTGCCCGAGTCGGTGCAGATCGATGCGCTGGAAGTGATATGGAAACTGCAGCGCGCGTTCGTGCGCTGGCTGCTGTTCCGTCCCGGCCCGATGCCGGGCATCACCGCGGCGGTGGAACGCTACCACGAACCGTTCAACGACATCCGCGTCGCTTCCGGCGTGCTGCCGGACGTGCAGCGCCCGCTGTATGAGGCGCTGGTGCAGGAATGGCAGGACAAGGGCCTGCCGGCGGCGCTGGCGCAGCAGCTGTCGGAGCTGCGCTTCCTGGAGCCGGCGTTCGACATCATCGAGATGGCGCGCACCCGCAAGCTCAAGCCGGTGGAGGTGTCGAAGGTGCACTTCCGCCTCGGCGAGGCCTTGCAGCTGCCGTGGATCTTCGAGCAGATCGATGCGCTGGAGGTCAACGGCCGCTGGCATGCGGTGGCTCGCGGCGTGCTGCGCGACGAGCTGGCCAAGCACCACAGCGCGTTGGCCGGGCAGGCCCTGGCGCTGCCGGGCGCCAATGCCGAGGCCAAGGTGCAGCAGTGGTTGCAGCGCGACGACGGCAGCCTGCGCTTCACCTTGAACATGCTCCAGGAACTGTCGGTGCAGAATTCGCTGGACTACCCGACGGTGTCGGTGGCGGTGCAGCGGCTTGGGCAGCTTGCGGCGCACGGCTTGTGA
- a CDS encoding efflux RND transporter periplasmic adaptor subunit — protein sequence MTSPLRSLALACAVVVALASCKKKEEQQAMPPPEVGVLDAKPQSLPLQRELVGRLSAYRSADVRARVAGVLEKRLYTEGTDVKEGQPLFRIDPAPLRAALASAQGQLASAEATYANAKIAAGRARSLAPQAYVSKSDLDTAEATERTSAAAMQQARAAVETARINLGYAAVAAPIAGRAGKQQVTEGALVGQGDTTLLTTIDQLDPLYVNFSMSSDELAQLRQAQAQGSVALNAEGKSTVQVKLGDGSTYAQSGTLDFSDTAVDPATGSVTLRALLPNPDRVLLPGAFVSFAANLGQRNNAYLIPQQAIQRDAKGAYALVVGKDGKVARKDVATVGQQANQWIVGSGLQAGDQVIVSGLQKAKEGAPAKATPWTPDAPGQDPNQPQGGAVAQGQGQAAAPQAQQATGQAQAAADGATPAAAADSKPKQQ from the coding sequence ATGACCTCCCCGTTGCGTTCTCTCGCCCTGGCCTGCGCCGTCGTGGTGGCGCTCGCGTCCTGCAAGAAAAAAGAGGAACAGCAGGCCATGCCGCCACCGGAAGTGGGCGTGCTGGACGCCAAGCCGCAGTCGCTGCCGCTGCAGCGCGAACTGGTCGGGCGCCTGTCCGCGTACCGCAGCGCCGACGTGCGCGCACGCGTGGCCGGGGTGCTGGAGAAGCGGCTGTACACCGAGGGCACCGACGTCAAGGAAGGCCAACCGCTGTTCCGGATCGATCCGGCGCCACTGCGCGCCGCGCTGGCCTCGGCGCAGGGCCAGCTAGCCTCGGCCGAAGCGACCTATGCCAACGCCAAGATCGCCGCCGGCCGCGCGCGCAGCCTGGCGCCGCAGGCCTACGTGTCCAAGTCGGACCTGGACACCGCCGAGGCCACCGAGCGCACCTCGGCGGCGGCGATGCAGCAGGCGCGCGCCGCGGTGGAGACCGCGCGCATCAACCTGGGCTACGCCGCCGTCGCCGCGCCGATCGCCGGCCGCGCCGGCAAGCAGCAGGTCACCGAAGGCGCGCTGGTCGGCCAGGGCGACACCACCCTGCTGACCACGATCGACCAGCTCGACCCGCTGTACGTGAACTTCTCGATGAGTTCGGACGAACTGGCGCAGCTGCGCCAGGCGCAGGCACAGGGCAGCGTAGCGCTGAACGCCGAAGGCAAATCGACCGTCCAGGTCAAGCTCGGCGACGGCAGCACCTACGCCCAGTCCGGCACCCTGGACTTCTCCGACACCGCGGTCGACCCGGCCACCGGCTCGGTGACCCTGCGCGCGCTGCTGCCGAACCCGGACCGCGTGCTGCTGCCGGGCGCCTTCGTCAGCTTCGCCGCCAATCTCGGCCAGCGCAACAACGCCTACCTGATTCCGCAGCAGGCGATCCAGCGCGACGCCAAGGGCGCTTATGCGCTGGTGGTCGGCAAGGACGGCAAGGTGGCGCGCAAGGACGTGGCGACGGTCGGCCAGCAGGCGAACCAGTGGATCGTCGGCTCCGGCCTGCAGGCCGGCGACCAGGTCATTGTCAGCGGCCTGCAGAAGGCCAAGGAAGGCGCCCCGGCCAAGGCCACCCCGTGGACGCCGGACGCCCCCGGCCAGGACCCGAACCAGCCCCAGGGCGGCGCCGTAGCGCAGGGCCAGGGCCAGGCCGCCGCGCCGCAGGCCCAGCAGGCCACCGGCCAAGCACAGGCCGCAGCGGACGGCGCCACGCCGGCCGCCGCGGCCGATTCCAAGCCCAAGCAGCAGTAA